One Coprobacter fastidiosus genomic window, GTTCTATATTCGGGATTTCAACTCGTTCATTTCCAAGGTCTACCGGTTTTGCATTGAGAGCTAATAGTCCGACATCTCCTTTTAGATTGAGTTGTGATATAGTGTCATTATAATGAAAATGAGTGTTTTGGAATGAAAATTTCTCTATTTGGACTTTTTTTTGTAATAAATATCGGAAATTTACATCAAGTTGCAGATTATCACAATATAACATAGTATCACCTTCGGCGGTGATAATTTTGCTGTTGTCCAAAACCAAATTTAACGGAAATTTGAGACGTATGCGTTCAATAGCGATACTCATGTTTAATTGTTTCGAAGCATACGTTGTCGCCAGGTCTTTCGCCCAGCTTTGTATTGCCGGAATATATAATGTGAAAGGCAATATTAGTAAAGTCAGGAATAATATTCCTATGGATATAAAGCAATATTTAAAAATTTTCTTCATTTCGTATTTTCGAACTCAGGTCGTTTAAAATGAATCATGCTATAAAAATAAATATTATTGCTTAAAAAGCGGTTATATTTACTGTGATTATTCAAAAAAACACCTCTCTTTTGTTTTATAAGATATAAACATTCTATCCTTTATTTTGTTTTTAATAAACGTAGAAACATAAAAATACGATAGATTATGAAAAAAATGATGATGCTCATGGTTTTTCTGGCCAGTGCAGTATTGGCCTTTTCAGCCACGAAAGGCTCGGAAAAACCGATTCCTTTTGAAAAGTTGCCGAAAATGGCTCAAGAATTTATTCATACCCATTTTAAAGGGGTAAAGGTTGTTAAATGTGAAGTCGAGTCTCCTTGGACGCAATTCGATGTGCGAATGGCCAACGGCTATGAACTGGAATTTGATCGGGCTGGAAATTGGACTGAGATCCAGAAAGAAAAGGGCGGCATTTCTTCATCGATATTAGGCGTTCTTCCTCAACGCTCTTATAGCTACTTGCAATCGAATTATTCGGGTGTTTCTGTAGAGAAAATTGAACGCCAGAAAAAAGGTTTTAAGGTAAGTCTCAATACACAGCCCGAAGAGACAGAGATACATTTCAGTAAAGATGGAAGATTTTTAAGTAAAAAGGTTGATTGATTTTTGTATATGAAAATTTAAACAGGCTCTTAGAACCTGTCTAAATTTTGCTCAACTCAGATTCGAGGATTTCATTCGAGTATGTTTTCTTGTTTTTATGAGTATGATAGCAGATTATCATAATAAAAAACAGATCGAAAGAAAACTCAAAGAAGATATGGTTGAATTTCCTACATTGGAAAATTTAGGTCCTTAGAAAAAGAGAAGAACAGCCGGAGATTTATATATCGGCTGTTCTTTTTATTTTAAATTTTCATCGGTTAGATTTAACCGATTGAAGAATAAACTTTTAGCGTAGTATTTGAGAAATAGAGGTAACGAATTAGCAACCGTGCAATTTTCAGCGATTAGCGGTGCTATGCTGTTAAATAACTCTTTGCATTTACAAAGGTATAATAATTATTCAGGAAATAATGCCTACTATCAAAAAACTGCATCCTATCTTTGTAAATAGTCCATTAAAAAGAATGCAATCTCACAAATTATAGCGACCTTTGTGATTGAAAATCAACGTATCAATTACAATGGCAAAAATTACCGTTCAAAATACAGATATTAGCGTTGTCAGGTACAATGAAGAAGACTACATTAGTCTTACAGACATGGCAAGAAGCCAACTGCAAGAGCATATTATCTTCCGTTGGCTTAGCCTTAAAAGCACTATCGAGTATCTTGGTGAATGGGAAATGTTATATAATCCCGATTTTAATTGTACCGAATTCGGTACAATTAAAAATGCGGCAGGAAGCAACAATTTTGTGCTTTCGGTGAAAACGTGGATAGAACGGACCGGTGCAATTGGCATTCGTTCTAAGGCTGGTCGCTATGGTGGTACGTATGCACATCGGGATATAGCATATCATTTTGGTATGTGGATTTCTCCTAAATTCCAATTACTTCTTGTTAAGGAGTATCAGCGGCTAAAGATAGAAGAACAAAGGCTACTCGGTTGGTCAGCGAAACGTGAATTGTCGAAAATCAACTACCGCATACATACTGATGCCATAAAGCAAAACCTTATTCCGATGGAAGTCTCACCGATACAGGCAAGCACTATTTATGCCAATGAGGCCGACGTGCTGAACGTGGCGATGTTTGGTATGACAGCAAAACAATGGAGAGAAGCGAATCCCGAACTGAAAGGAAATATCCGTGATTATGCTACTATCAATGAACTTATCTGTTTGTCGAATATGGAGAATCTAAATGCTGTGTTTATCGAACAGAACATGTCACAAAGGGAACGTCTTGTTAAGCTAAACCAAATAGCTATCCATCAAATGAATATATTGGAAAGTGATGATAATCAAAATCGTAAGCTGTTGAAATAAAGAATTGAAGAATCTCTTTACAGATAAGCATTGTAATGTTTTAGCAATCAATAAAGAATATGAATACCGATTATAAAGTTGGTGATTTTATTTATAATGCAGATATTTATGACGGGTTGAATAATTCTCTGTTCGATTTGGAATTCTACAAAAAATGGCTACCTCAAAATAAAGATGCCAAGATACTTGAACTCTGTTGTGGTACGGGTAGACTTACGATTCCAATAGCAAAGGATGGGTATAATATTAAGGGAGTTGATTATACTTTATCCATGCTTGAACGGGCAAAGGAGAAAGCATTTCAAGCTGAGTTAAAAATAGATTTCATTGAGGCAGATATTAGAGAATTGAACTTAGGAGAAAAATTTGATCTTATTTTTATTCCGTTTAATTCAATCCATCATTTGTATAAAAATGAGGATTTATTTGATACGTTGAAAGTCGTAAGAAATCACTTGAAAGAAAAAGGTTTGTTTTTATTGGACTGCTTCAATCCTAATATCCAATATATTGTTGAAAACGAGAGGAAGCAACAGGTTATTGCCGAATATACAACCAATGATGGAAGAAAAGTATTAATAAAACAAAGCATGCACTATGAAAGCGCATCTCAAATTAATCGTATAAAGTGGCAATATTTTATTGACGATAAATTTCATTCAGTCCAAAATATGGACATGAGATTATTCTTTCCTCAAGAATTAAATTCATACCTCAAACAAATTGGATTTAATATTGTCCATAAATTCGGGGATTTTACAGAGGGAGAATTTGATGACAATTCAGAGAAACAAATATACATTTTGGAACTTAAAGAGTAAGGGCAAAATGATAAAATCATAGACAAAATACAACAAAAACACTGTTCTTCTAAAAATTGTAAGCAGTATTTTTGCCTTCTGTGAAATGAACGGTTACAACTTCATCTCTCTGTCTTTTCTTTGCGGTTGTATAGGTCGGCGTATGTTCTGCCTTAACTTCTCGAACTGTTCCTTGAACCACTTGGCAATGGGTTTTCGGTCAATGGCAAGAACTAATTTCGTCCCGTCCGTGGGGTCTTTCAGCACTTGAAACCCTGCCTTTTCGGTCGTGAATTTCCGTCCGTGTTCCTCCGAATAGAGTTCCCCTGCATACTCCAACGGCTTTCCCTTGACGAGCGTTGCGGTCTGCCTTTCATCAAACCCGACAAGGCGGCAGAGGTTTTCGATACGGAGCATTTCACGGAAATAGGGAAACCATGCCGTCGCCTTTGCGATTACCGTTTTTCAACTACGCATAACTCACTCCTTTGGGGGGGGGACAAAATTAGTTGTTAGTGAGTTATCGATAGCTATGTGAATCGATGCAAAACGTAGAAACAGAACATTTTAGTAAGAAATATGTACCCGTTACGGGAGTAACGAGGTGGTAACTGAACTTCTGCACCGTTTGGCTTCGAGGTGGTATTTCGTTGGCTCTGCCCTCCATAGAAAAACAAAGCGTAACAAACGCTGTATCAGCTAATTCGCTACGCTTTGCCCAAATTTACTTTTTCGCTATGTGTTTATTTTAAAGTTTATCTGGATTTTTCGA contains:
- a CDS encoding PepSY-like domain-containing protein; translated protein: MKKMMMLMVFLASAVLAFSATKGSEKPIPFEKLPKMAQEFIHTHFKGVKVVKCEVESPWTQFDVRMANGYELEFDRAGNWTEIQKEKGGISSSILGVLPQRSYSYLQSNYSGVSVEKIERQKKGFKVSLNTQPEETEIHFSKDGRFLSKKVD
- a CDS encoding KilA-N domain-containing protein — translated: MAKITVQNTDISVVRYNEEDYISLTDMARSQLQEHIIFRWLSLKSTIEYLGEWEMLYNPDFNCTEFGTIKNAAGSNNFVLSVKTWIERTGAIGIRSKAGRYGGTYAHRDIAYHFGMWISPKFQLLLVKEYQRLKIEEQRLLGWSAKRELSKINYRIHTDAIKQNLIPMEVSPIQASTIYANEADVLNVAMFGMTAKQWREANPELKGNIRDYATINELICLSNMENLNAVFIEQNMSQRERLVKLNQIAIHQMNILESDDNQNRKLLK
- a CDS encoding class I SAM-dependent methyltransferase, giving the protein MNTDYKVGDFIYNADIYDGLNNSLFDLEFYKKWLPQNKDAKILELCCGTGRLTIPIAKDGYNIKGVDYTLSMLERAKEKAFQAELKIDFIEADIRELNLGEKFDLIFIPFNSIHHLYKNEDLFDTLKVVRNHLKEKGLFLLDCFNPNIQYIVENERKQQVIAEYTTNDGRKVLIKQSMHYESASQINRIKWQYFIDDKFHSVQNMDMRLFFPQELNSYLKQIGFNIVHKFGDFTEGEFDDNSEKQIYILELKE